One Paraburkholderia agricolaris genomic region harbors:
- a CDS encoding class 1 fructose-bisphosphatase, translating to MALQRRTTLTKYLIEQQRETNNLPADLRLLIEVVARACKAISYHVSKGALGDALGTAGSENVQGEVQKKLDILSNEILLEANEWGGNLAGMASEEMEQFFPIPANYPKGEYLLVFDPLDGSSNIDVNVSIGTIFSVLRCPDGQQPTEQSFLQPGTQQVAAGYAVYGPQTVLVLTTGNGVNCFTLDRELGSWVLTQSDMRIPVETREYAINASNERHWYPPVEKYIGELKAGKEGPRQSDFNMRWIASMVADVHRILNRGGVFMYPADKRTPDKPGKLRLMYEANPMAFIVEQAGGAATNGEKRILDIQPKSLHERVAVFLGSKNEVDRVTRYHLEAKK from the coding sequence ATGGCTTTGCAACGTCGTACCACTCTCACAAAGTACCTGATCGAGCAGCAGCGCGAGACCAACAACCTGCCGGCCGACCTGCGCCTTCTGATTGAAGTCGTCGCGCGCGCATGCAAGGCGATCAGCTACCACGTCAGCAAGGGCGCGCTGGGCGACGCACTCGGCACGGCAGGCAGCGAAAATGTTCAGGGCGAAGTGCAGAAGAAGCTCGACATCCTGTCGAACGAAATCCTGCTCGAAGCGAATGAATGGGGCGGCAACCTCGCGGGCATGGCGTCCGAGGAAATGGAACAGTTCTTCCCGATCCCGGCCAACTACCCGAAGGGCGAATACCTGCTGGTGTTCGATCCGCTCGACGGCTCGTCGAACATCGACGTCAACGTTTCGATCGGCACGATCTTCTCGGTGCTGCGCTGCCCGGACGGCCAGCAACCCACCGAACAGTCGTTCCTGCAACCCGGCACGCAGCAGGTCGCGGCAGGTTATGCGGTTTACGGCCCGCAAACCGTGCTGGTGCTGACCACCGGCAACGGCGTGAACTGCTTTACGCTCGACCGTGAGCTGGGTTCGTGGGTACTCACGCAAAGCGATATGCGCATTCCGGTTGAGACGCGTGAATACGCGATCAACGCATCGAACGAGCGCCACTGGTATCCCCCGGTCGAGAAATACATCGGCGAGTTGAAGGCAGGCAAGGAAGGTCCGCGCCAGAGCGACTTCAACATGCGCTGGATCGCGTCGATGGTGGCCGATGTGCACCGTATCCTGAACCGCGGCGGCGTCTTCATGTATCCGGCCGACAAGCGCACGCCGGACAAGCCGGGCAAGCTGCGCCTGATGTACGAAGCGAACCCGATGGCGTTCATCGTCGAGCAGGCGGGCGGCGCCGCGACCAACGGCGAGAAGCGCATTCTGGACATCCAGCCGAAAAGCCTGCACGAGCGTGTGGCGGTGTTCCTCGGCTCGAAGAACGAAGTCGACCGCGTCACCCGTTACCATCTGGAAGCAAAAAAGTAA
- a CDS encoding HigA family addiction module antitoxin: protein MVIKRSDLGSIDFSDIGTGESIPETHPGEILRSEFLDPLGMSVNALALALRVPAPRINDIVRGKRAISADTALRLERYFGASAQFWLNLQIAYDLRIATAAAGEQIEREIEPMPRANRPKLPKVSAEHARAAALAASLTGNVTAIKARRKA, encoded by the coding sequence ATGGTCATCAAACGCTCCGATCTGGGCAGCATCGACTTCTCCGACATCGGCACGGGAGAAAGCATCCCGGAGACTCACCCGGGGGAGATTCTGCGCAGCGAGTTCCTCGACCCGCTCGGCATGTCCGTCAATGCGCTCGCACTTGCGCTGCGTGTACCGGCGCCGCGCATCAACGACATCGTGCGCGGCAAACGCGCCATCTCGGCTGACACCGCACTGCGGCTCGAACGCTACTTTGGCGCGAGTGCGCAGTTCTGGCTAAATCTGCAGATCGCGTACGACCTGCGCATCGCCACCGCCGCGGCCGGCGAGCAGATCGAACGCGAGATCGAGCCGATGCCTAGGGCGAACCGGCCGAAACTGCCGAAAGTCTCGGCCGAACACGCCCGGGCGGCAGCGCTTGCGGCGAGCCTCACCGGCAATGTCACGGCCATCAAGGCTCGCCGCAAAGCCTGA
- a CDS encoding type II toxin-antitoxin system RelE/ParE family toxin: protein MITTFGDKAAAAIFQGKFVHSLPLYMQALARRKLLMIDAAESIRSLHAPPGNRLETLQGQRSGQWSIRINAQWRICFHFVDGAALNVEVVDYH from the coding sequence ATGATCACGACATTTGGCGACAAGGCTGCGGCAGCAATCTTCCAGGGCAAGTTCGTGCATTCACTGCCGCTCTACATGCAGGCGCTCGCACGCCGCAAGCTGCTGATGATCGACGCCGCGGAGTCCATCCGCAGCCTGCATGCGCCGCCGGGCAACCGGCTCGAAACCTTGCAAGGCCAGCGCAGCGGGCAGTGGAGCATTCGCATCAACGCGCAGTGGCGCATCTGTTTTCATTTTGTCGACGGGGCGGCGCTGAATGTCGAAGTTGTCGACTATCACTGA
- the pepN gene encoding aminopeptidase N — protein MADTATPNVIRRADYAPPAFLIDTVALEFDLVPERTVVRNTMRVRRNPDASRASNLELMGEQLEFVSAAIDGAAFASAHAHEHGLTLKNVPDNFELTLTSICNPAENTTLSGLYVSGGNFFTQCEAEGFRRITYFLDRPDVMATFTVTLRASKADYPVLLSNGNLLEEGDLPDGRHFARWEDPFRKPSYLFALVAGKLVALEERVTSGSGKEKLLQVWVEPHDLDKTRHAMDSLINSIRWDEQRFGLELDLDRFMIVAVSDFNMGAMENKGLNIFNTKYVLANPETATDTDFANIEAVVGHEYFHNWTGNRVTCRDWFQLSLKEGLTVFRDQEFSADMAGGATDEAARATKRIEDVRVLRQMQFAEDAGPMAHPVRPESYVEINNFYTMTVYEKGSEVVRMYQTLFGRDGFRKGMDLYFKRHDGQAVTCDDFRHALADANGRDLAQFERWYSQAGTPRVSVRTRYDAAQQRYSMTLTQAYGDAAPSARETQKGPLLIPFAIGLIGNDGHDLPLQLEGESKASDATTRVLEFTQTEQTFTFVNVAQEPLPSLLRNFSAPVIVEYDYSADQLAFLLAHDSDPFNRWEAGQRLATRELLTLAGRAATGVPLQLDDSVVDAFARVLTDETLSPAFRELALMLPSEAYLAEQMAESNPAAVHAARQFVRKRLANALRKDWLAVYEKHRTPGAYEATPEASGHRALKNLALSYLAELDDPAEAVRLASAQYDTANNMTDRSAALSTLLNASAANGGSVQAQQALDDFYRRFEKEPLVIDKWFALQATQRGSAQRPVIETVRKLMAHPAFNLKNPNRARSLIFSFCAANPAQFHAEDGSGYAFWADQVIALDAINPQVAARLARSLELWRRFTPALRDGMRAALEKVASQAKSRDVREIVEKALA, from the coding sequence ATGGCCGATACCGCAACGCCCAATGTGATTCGCCGCGCAGACTACGCGCCACCCGCCTTCCTGATCGACACCGTCGCGCTGGAGTTCGATCTGGTCCCCGAACGCACCGTCGTCAGGAACACGATGCGGGTGCGCCGCAACCCGGACGCGTCCCGCGCTTCGAATCTCGAACTGATGGGCGAACAACTCGAGTTCGTCAGCGCCGCGATCGACGGCGCCGCGTTCGCCAGCGCGCATGCGCACGAGCACGGCCTCACGCTCAAGAACGTGCCGGATAACTTCGAACTCACGCTCACCAGCATCTGCAATCCGGCGGAAAACACCACGCTGTCGGGCCTGTATGTGTCGGGCGGCAACTTCTTCACGCAGTGTGAGGCCGAGGGTTTTCGTCGCATCACTTATTTCCTCGACCGCCCTGACGTGATGGCGACCTTCACGGTCACGCTGCGCGCCAGCAAGGCCGACTATCCGGTGCTGCTGTCGAACGGCAATCTGCTCGAAGAAGGCGATCTGCCGGACGGCCGCCATTTCGCCCGCTGGGAAGACCCGTTCAGGAAGCCGAGTTATCTGTTCGCGCTGGTCGCGGGCAAGCTGGTTGCGCTCGAAGAACGCGTGACGAGCGGCTCGGGCAAGGAAAAGCTGCTGCAGGTGTGGGTCGAACCGCACGATCTGGACAAGACGCGTCACGCCATGGATTCGCTGATCAACTCGATCCGCTGGGACGAGCAGCGTTTCGGGCTGGAGCTGGATCTGGACCGCTTCATGATCGTCGCGGTGAGCGACTTCAACATGGGCGCAATGGAGAACAAGGGGCTCAACATCTTCAACACGAAGTACGTGCTGGCGAACCCCGAAACGGCAACCGACACCGACTTCGCGAACATCGAGGCGGTGGTCGGCCACGAGTACTTCCACAACTGGACCGGCAACCGCGTGACGTGCCGCGACTGGTTCCAGCTGAGCCTGAAAGAAGGCCTGACGGTGTTCCGCGATCAGGAATTCTCGGCCGACATGGCAGGCGGCGCGACCGATGAAGCCGCACGCGCCACCAAACGCATCGAAGACGTGCGCGTGCTGCGCCAGATGCAGTTCGCCGAAGACGCGGGTCCGATGGCGCACCCGGTGCGCCCGGAAAGCTACGTCGAAATCAACAACTTCTACACGATGACGGTCTACGAAAAAGGCTCCGAAGTCGTGCGGATGTATCAGACGCTGTTCGGCCGCGACGGCTTCCGCAAGGGCATGGACCTGTACTTCAAGCGTCATGACGGCCAGGCGGTGACGTGCGACGATTTCCGTCACGCGCTCGCCGACGCGAACGGCCGCGATCTCGCGCAATTCGAGCGCTGGTATAGCCAGGCCGGCACACCGCGCGTCTCGGTCCGTACCAGGTACGACGCCGCACAACAGCGCTATAGCATGACGCTCACGCAAGCTTATGGCGATGCAGCGCCGTCCGCGCGTGAAACACAAAAGGGGCCGTTGCTGATTCCGTTCGCGATCGGTTTGATCGGCAACGACGGCCACGACCTGCCGCTGCAACTGGAAGGCGAAAGCAAAGCTTCGGACGCCACCACGCGCGTACTGGAATTCACGCAGACCGAACAGACCTTCACGTTCGTCAACGTCGCGCAGGAACCGCTGCCCTCGTTGCTGCGCAATTTCTCGGCGCCGGTGATTGTCGAATACGACTATTCAGCCGACCAGCTCGCGTTCCTGCTCGCACACGACAGCGATCCGTTCAACCGCTGGGAAGCCGGCCAGCGGCTCGCCACCCGCGAGTTGCTGACGCTCGCCGGGCGCGCTGCTACCGGCGTGCCCCTGCAACTCGACGACTCGGTTGTCGACGCGTTCGCCCGTGTGCTGACCGACGAAACGCTCTCGCCCGCTTTCCGCGAGCTGGCGTTGATGCTGCCGTCGGAAGCCTATCTGGCTGAGCAGATGGCCGAATCGAATCCGGCGGCCGTGCACGCCGCGCGGCAATTCGTGCGCAAGCGCCTCGCGAATGCGCTCAGGAAAGACTGGCTTGCGGTGTACGAGAAGCACCGCACGCCGGGCGCCTACGAAGCCACGCCGGAGGCTTCCGGTCATCGCGCGTTGAAGAATCTTGCCTTGTCGTATCTGGCGGAACTGGACGATCCGGCTGAAGCCGTGCGCCTCGCGTCCGCGCAATACGACACCGCCAACAACATGACCGACCGCTCCGCGGCGCTCTCCACGTTGCTCAATGCATCGGCCGCGAACGGCGGCAGCGTTCAGGCGCAGCAGGCGCTGGACGACTTCTACCGGCGCTTCGAAAAGGAGCCGCTCGTCATCGACAAGTGGTTCGCCTTGCAAGCCACACAGCGCGGCAGCGCACAGCGTCCGGTGATCGAAACCGTGCGCAAGCTGATGGCGCACCCGGCGTTCAACCTGAAGAACCCGAACCGCGCTCGCTCGCTGATTTTCAGCTTCTGTGCGGCAAACCCGGCGCAGTTCCACGCCGAAGACGGCTCGGGCTACGCGTTCTGGGCCGACCAGGTGATCGCGCTCGACGCCATCAACCCGCAAGTGGCCGCCCGCCTCGCCCGTTCGCTGGAACTGTGGCGCCGCTTCACGCCGGCGCTGCGTGACGGCATGCGCGCGGCGCTGGAGAAAGTGGCGTCGCAGGCGAAATCGCGTGACGTGCGCGAGATCGTGGAGAAAGCGTTGGCCTGA
- a CDS encoding DUF4136 domain-containing protein — protein MKTNRWTRHAALLLGALTVLLSGCTSYVTSQVTAFSDWSGSDATRTYAFTRPADQKSNLELTTYERIVCNELATHAFRQVDASTARYLVGLSYGIRSDMVTVAQPVYYSPWPSPYWGRPFDPWGPWGPWGPYPTAYVNQSYPIFTHLLGVRITERASGKEVYNVTARSSDDESSLVRAMPYLARSALADFPLGNGVVRTVKIPVDKNGGISNEVATTSASPAAAPAAASGAKVVQ, from the coding sequence ATGAAAACCAATCGATGGACCCGCCACGCCGCGCTGCTGCTGGGCGCGCTGACGGTGCTGCTGTCCGGCTGCACAAGCTACGTGACTTCCCAGGTCACGGCGTTTTCCGACTGGAGCGGCAGCGACGCCACCCGTACGTATGCCTTCACGCGGCCGGCGGATCAGAAGAGCAATCTCGAACTCACTACTTACGAACGTATCGTCTGCAACGAACTCGCCACGCACGCATTCCGTCAGGTCGACGCTTCAACGGCGCGCTACCTGGTCGGGCTGTCGTACGGGATTCGTTCGGACATGGTGACAGTCGCGCAGCCGGTGTATTACAGCCCCTGGCCGTCGCCGTACTGGGGCCGGCCGTTCGATCCGTGGGGCCCGTGGGGTCCATGGGGACCGTATCCGACGGCATACGTGAACCAGAGCTACCCGATTTTCACGCATCTGCTCGGCGTGCGGATCACCGAGCGTGCTAGCGGCAAGGAGGTCTATAACGTGACGGCGCGTAGCTCGGACGACGAGTCGTCGCTGGTGAGAGCCATGCCGTATCTGGCGCGCAGCGCGCTGGCCGACTTCCCGCTCGGCAATGGGGTGGTCCGTACGGTGAAGATTCCCGTCGACAAGAATGGCGGGATCTCGAACGAGGTCGCTACGACGAGCGCCTCACCGGCGGCTGCGCCGGCAGCGGCGTCGGGCGCGAAGGTCGTGCAGTAA
- a CDS encoding beta-ketoacyl synthase chain length factor — MPDLHWTIPVARWSSWPAAASVAPDIGFIEPIVRRRLSTLSKVALKVAHDCVAQDEVRVVFASRHGELRRTTDILRQISAGEPVSPTAFSLSVLNAMTGVFGIARDDRSAASAISAGAQTLGYALLEAYAQYATQPGSPVLLVYADEPADPAYGTIEDEVQGGAVAILLNGAAAAGQLACTLSGAGEPEAAETVQPANPASEAGAEESFATQSQALLHCLETGKPAVWQGAGATWHWRWHEQAV; from the coding sequence ATGCCCGATCTGCACTGGACCATTCCGGTCGCTCGCTGGTCTAGCTGGCCTGCTGCCGCATCTGTCGCACCCGATATCGGCTTTATCGAGCCGATTGTGCGGCGTCGTCTGAGCACGCTGTCCAAGGTTGCCCTGAAGGTTGCACACGATTGCGTGGCGCAAGACGAGGTGCGGGTCGTGTTTGCTTCACGCCACGGCGAATTGCGGCGCACAACGGACATTCTGCGCCAGATCAGCGCGGGCGAACCGGTCTCGCCGACCGCCTTCAGCCTGTCGGTGCTGAACGCCATGACCGGCGTGTTCGGTATCGCGCGCGACGATCGCTCCGCTGCCAGCGCGATTTCGGCCGGCGCTCAGACGCTCGGTTATGCGCTGCTGGAAGCGTATGCGCAGTACGCAACGCAACCCGGCTCGCCGGTGCTGCTGGTATACGCCGACGAGCCGGCCGATCCTGCATACGGCACGATTGAAGACGAAGTGCAGGGCGGCGCGGTCGCGATCCTGCTGAACGGCGCAGCGGCGGCGGGGCAGTTGGCCTGCACGTTGTCCGGCGCGGGCGAGCCGGAGGCTGCAGAGACCGTGCAACCGGCAAACCCCGCAAGCGAGGCAGGCGCGGAGGAAAGTTTCGCGACCCAGAGCCAGGCGCTGCTGCACTGTCTGGAAACCGGCAAGCCTGCCGTCTGGCAAGGCGCCGGCGCCACCTGGCATTGGAGGTGGCATGAACAAGCGGTTTGA
- a CDS encoding lysophospholipid acyltransferase family protein has protein sequence MNKRFDYVWRFCATGMAFVVFGVCGLLFSVLVFPLAWLWPHRASRQLAVTTVIHWFFRALVAVLRYIGVMELEVSGAHALRAGAPAIVVANHPTYLDVMVLLSLTPRACCVVKNAHWGNPCFWGIVRSAEYVSNADPSELVEAGARQLAAGYTMIIFPEGTRSPAPNRLHAFSRGFAHMALKVGAPIVPVLMDCDPPAFTKQMRWYDVPARAFRIRVNVLEPFGVEQLADHDTSPSLAARSVTSAIEAHITQHLFDYGFFKTGN, from the coding sequence ATGAACAAGCGGTTTGATTATGTTTGGCGGTTCTGCGCGACAGGCATGGCCTTCGTCGTGTTTGGCGTCTGCGGCCTGCTGTTTTCGGTGCTGGTGTTCCCGCTCGCGTGGCTATGGCCGCACCGGGCCTCGCGCCAGCTTGCAGTGACAACAGTGATCCACTGGTTCTTCCGCGCACTGGTTGCGGTATTGCGGTACATCGGCGTGATGGAGCTCGAGGTGTCGGGCGCGCACGCATTGCGCGCGGGCGCCCCGGCAATCGTGGTCGCGAACCACCCGACCTACCTCGACGTGATGGTGCTGTTGTCGCTCACGCCGCGGGCCTGTTGCGTGGTGAAAAACGCGCACTGGGGCAACCCGTGTTTCTGGGGAATCGTGCGTTCGGCGGAGTATGTGAGCAATGCCGATCCCTCGGAACTCGTCGAAGCCGGCGCGCGGCAGCTCGCAGCGGGCTACACGATGATCATTTTTCCCGAAGGCACGCGCAGCCCCGCGCCGAACCGGCTGCACGCGTTTTCACGCGGTTTCGCGCACATGGCGTTGAAGGTCGGTGCGCCGATCGTGCCGGTTCTGATGGATTGCGATCCGCCGGCATTTACGAAGCAGATGCGCTGGTACGACGTGCCGGCGCGCGCGTTCCGGATACGCGTGAACGTGCTCGAGCCGTTCGGCGTCGAGCAACTTGCGGACCATGACACTTCACCGTCTCTCGCGGCGCGCAGTGTGACCAGCGCCATCGAAGCACATATCACCCAGCACCTGTTCGATTATGGATTCTTTAAAACTGGAAATTAA
- a CDS encoding phosphopantetheine-binding protein — MDSLKLEIKQLLIEALDLEDLSPADIDDDAPLFDTDGIGLDSIDALEIGIVLRKQYQLTIAANDERTREHFRSISTLAALVASQRETVDAVNETTKKGD; from the coding sequence ATGGATTCTTTAAAACTGGAAATTAAACAGCTCCTGATCGAAGCCCTCGATCTGGAGGACCTGAGCCCGGCCGATATCGACGACGATGCACCGTTGTTCGATACCGACGGCATCGGTCTCGATTCGATCGACGCGCTCGAAATCGGCATCGTGCTGCGCAAACAATACCAACTGACCATCGCAGCGAACGACGAACGCACCCGCGAACACTTCCGCTCGATCAGCACGCTGGCCGCGCTGGTTGCGAGTCAACGCGAAACGGTGGACGCTGTGAACGAAACCACAAAAAAAGGGGATTAA
- a CDS encoding acyl carrier protein, whose protein sequence is MSEAEILERIRAIFKENFAIEPERVTPEAHLFEELDLDSIDAVDLAIKLQEMTGRRIKPEEFKSVRTVGDVIVAVESLLAAQG, encoded by the coding sequence GTGTCCGAGGCAGAGATTCTTGAACGCATCCGCGCCATCTTCAAAGAGAACTTCGCGATCGAGCCGGAGCGCGTGACGCCCGAGGCGCACCTCTTCGAAGAACTCGATCTCGACAGCATCGACGCCGTGGACCTTGCGATCAAACTGCAGGAAATGACCGGCCGCCGGATCAAGCCGGAAGAGTTCAAGTCGGTACGCACGGTCGGCGATGTGATCGTTGCGGTCGAGTCGCTGCTGGCGGCACAGGGCTGA
- a CDS encoding AMP-binding protein, with translation MIALHDLLSAALEASVANAPVCRDGATVLDRAAFRARVSALVALLQAQNAQRYALCIDDPFDFACALFALFACGKEPVIPANATPGYLADLADAYDAVLTDADLPHRMQDADAVPGPATHTIDPHAPLTLYTSGSSGIPKPIRKSLAQFNAEVHTLEKQWGVLVGNATMLASVPHHHIYGLLFRIMWPLAAGRAFDRAISIEPMHLQAQIEQCGATVVVSTPAQLSRWPALPGFAALTPAPRAFFSSGGPLASEAAQEYAAAYGAAPLEIYGSTETGGIAWRRQDQTDAWQPVSGIEVRCDEDGALNVRSPHLDHTGWHRTDDKIAFDAEGRFRLQGRLDRVLKLDGKRVSLPELEARLALHPYVAQAAIVPLEGASRERVGAVVALTEAGSEALRTEGRVQFAKILRRHLAAYFDVVVLPRHWRFRLALPFDARGKLPVAALAAAFAPRADGMEMLAEARSVDTLHYELRVPPTLVHFAGHFPGLPILPGVVQVHWAVHLAAEHVPAVSALASIDRLKFMAPVPPGAVLNLTLAHDAARGRVQFSYRLSGRECASGVIVYREAA, from the coding sequence ATGATTGCGTTGCATGATTTGTTGTCGGCGGCCCTTGAGGCCTCCGTCGCGAATGCACCGGTATGCCGCGACGGCGCCACGGTGCTCGACCGTGCTGCGTTTCGCGCGCGCGTTTCAGCGCTGGTCGCGTTACTGCAAGCGCAAAATGCGCAACGCTACGCGCTGTGTATCGACGATCCGTTCGATTTCGCCTGCGCGCTGTTTGCGTTGTTCGCATGCGGCAAGGAGCCGGTGATTCCGGCCAACGCGACACCGGGCTATCTCGCCGATCTCGCCGACGCGTACGACGCCGTGCTGACCGACGCCGACCTGCCGCATCGTATGCAGGACGCCGATGCGGTACCCGGGCCGGCCACCCATACGATCGATCCGCACGCCCCGTTGACGCTCTATACCTCCGGCAGCAGCGGTATCCCCAAACCGATCCGCAAGTCACTCGCGCAATTCAATGCCGAAGTGCACACGCTCGAAAAGCAGTGGGGCGTGCTGGTCGGCAATGCGACGATGCTTGCGAGCGTGCCGCATCATCACATCTACGGTTTGCTGTTTCGCATAATGTGGCCGCTCGCAGCGGGCCGCGCCTTTGACCGCGCGATCAGTATCGAGCCGATGCATTTGCAGGCGCAGATCGAGCAGTGTGGGGCGACGGTGGTCGTCTCCACGCCCGCTCAATTGTCGCGTTGGCCCGCGTTGCCAGGCTTCGCCGCGTTGACGCCGGCACCGCGCGCATTCTTCTCTTCAGGTGGCCCGCTTGCCTCGGAAGCCGCGCAGGAATATGCGGCTGCCTACGGTGCCGCGCCGCTCGAAATCTACGGCAGTACGGAAACCGGCGGCATTGCGTGGCGTCGTCAGGATCAAACCGATGCCTGGCAACCGGTGAGCGGCATCGAAGTGCGCTGCGACGAAGACGGTGCGCTGAACGTTCGCTCGCCGCATCTCGATCACACCGGCTGGCATCGTACGGACGACAAGATCGCGTTCGACGCCGAGGGCCGCTTCCGCCTGCAGGGCCGGCTCGATCGTGTGCTCAAGCTGGATGGCAAGCGCGTGTCTCTGCCGGAGCTCGAAGCGCGTCTCGCACTGCATCCGTATGTCGCGCAAGCGGCGATCGTGCCGCTGGAAGGTGCCTCGCGCGAGCGCGTCGGTGCCGTGGTGGCGCTCACTGAAGCCGGCAGCGAAGCATTGCGCACCGAAGGCCGTGTGCAATTCGCGAAGATCTTGCGTCGGCATCTCGCTGCGTATTTCGATGTGGTGGTGCTGCCGCGCCATTGGCGTTTTCGCCTCGCATTGCCGTTCGACGCGCGCGGCAAACTGCCGGTGGCGGCGCTCGCTGCGGCGTTCGCGCCGCGCGCGGACGGCATGGAAATGCTTGCCGAAGCCCGCAGCGTCGATACCTTGCACTACGAATTACGCGTGCCGCCCACGCTCGTGCATTTCGCCGGCCATTTCCCCGGTTTGCCGATTCTGCCGGGTGTCGTTCAGGTGCACTGGGCCGTGCATCTGGCTGCCGAGCATGTGCCGGCCGTGAGCGCGCTGGCATCGATCGACCGGCTCAAGTTCATGGCGCCGGTGCCCCCTGGCGCGGTGCTGAATCTCACGCTCGCGCACGACGCAGCAC